From the Desulfovibrio sp. JY genome, one window contains:
- the galE gene encoding UDP-glucose 4-epimerase GalE gives MATNILVTGGAGYIGSHTCKALKAAGFTPVTFDNMVYGHDWAVNWGPLVRGDILNKGELDEVFAEYKPVAVLHFAAFAYVGESVTDPEKYYRNNVAGSLSLLSAMRRAGCKHIVFSSTCATYGAPERVPLTEDHPLRPLSPYGTSKLMIEQMLRDFDAAYGMTYTALRYFNAAGADPDGEIGEDHNPETHLIPLVIAAALGRIPRVEVFGTDYPTPDGTAVRDYIHIADLAEAHILAVKKLLDGGKSAIYNLGTGTGNSVREVIRAVEKVSGKPVPMVEGPRRAGDSPGLYADSGAIIRELGWQPKYMNLEAIVETAWRWHVAHVPGKISCNIR, from the coding sequence ATGGCCACGAACATTCTCGTTACCGGGGGCGCCGGCTACATCGGCTCCCATACCTGCAAGGCGCTCAAAGCGGCCGGGTTCACCCCCGTCACCTTCGACAACATGGTTTACGGCCACGACTGGGCCGTCAATTGGGGCCCGCTGGTGCGCGGGGATATCCTCAACAAGGGTGAACTCGACGAGGTCTTCGCCGAATACAAGCCCGTTGCCGTGCTCCATTTCGCCGCTTTTGCCTATGTCGGCGAATCCGTGACCGATCCCGAGAAGTATTACCGCAACAATGTGGCCGGATCGCTGTCGCTATTATCGGCCATGCGCCGGGCCGGCTGCAAGCATATCGTCTTCTCCAGCACCTGCGCCACCTACGGCGCGCCCGAGCGGGTGCCCCTGACCGAGGATCATCCCCTGCGCCCCTTGAGCCCCTACGGCACGAGCAAGCTCATGATCGAGCAGATGCTGCGGGACTTCGACGCGGCCTACGGCATGACCTACACGGCGCTTCGCTACTTCAACGCGGCCGGGGCCGACCCGGACGGCGAGATCGGCGAGGACCACAATCCCGAGACCCACCTCATTCCCCTGGTCATTGCCGCGGCGCTCGGCCGCATCCCCCGGGTGGAGGTCTTCGGCACCGATTACCCCACGCCCGACGGCACGGCCGTGCGCGACTACATCCACATCGCCGACCTGGCCGAGGCCCATATCCTGGCCGTCAAAAAGCTGCTCGATGGCGGCAAAAGCGCTATCTACAACCTGGGCACCGGCACGGGCAATTCCGTGCGCGAGGTGATCCGGGCCGTGGAGAAGGTGTCGGGCAAGCCCGTGCCCATGGTGGAAGGGCCGCGCCGGGCCGGAGACTCGCCGGGGCTGTATGCCGATTCCGGGGCGATCATCCGCGAGCTCGGCTGGCAGCCCAAGTATATGAATCTGGAAGCCATCGTGGAGACGGCCTGGCGCTGGCATGTTGCCCACGTGCCCGGCAAAATCAGTTGCAATATCCGCTAG